From the Maioricimonas rarisocia genome, one window contains:
- a CDS encoding glycosyltransferase, which translates to MTSTVSEHPPQGVAERIIKVEAPTLQRRLRVAHVSMTLQTGGLERLLVDMARYHDANRFEPEFYALDTMGPPADDIRQYGCPAHSARLNLIGKRGVMRLLERLFKRHQIDIVHTHNTYAHYFGTFAARRAGVPIVVNSQHGRGCGIGWKLAVRFVVANRFADRVVGVSDDSALACRQIDPLSTGKITRQWNGIDVERFELRGPKQEPTAITVSRLSPEKDLATLLQAVATVVRDVPDFQLRIVGDGPERAGLESLTDQLQLRQHVTFLGERSDVPDQLANAGFYVASSLTEGISLTLLEAHAVGLPIVATSVGGNPEIVVENETGRLVPPREPETLARAIIQMCRQPERWSEMGRRGRQRVEDNFDVRKTVAGYESIYEDLWARRRSPKN; encoded by the coding sequence ATGACTTCCACCGTGAGCGAGCATCCGCCACAAGGGGTGGCCGAACGCATCATTAAGGTCGAAGCTCCGACGCTGCAGCGTCGCCTGCGCGTCGCCCACGTCAGCATGACGCTGCAGACGGGCGGCCTGGAACGGCTGCTGGTCGACATGGCACGCTACCACGACGCCAATCGCTTCGAGCCCGAGTTCTACGCTCTGGATACCATGGGGCCACCGGCGGACGACATTCGCCAGTACGGCTGCCCGGCTCATTCCGCACGACTGAATCTGATCGGCAAACGAGGCGTGATGCGGCTGCTCGAGCGTCTGTTCAAGCGGCACCAGATCGATATCGTCCACACACATAACACCTACGCGCATTACTTCGGAACCTTCGCTGCTCGCCGGGCCGGGGTGCCGATCGTCGTGAACTCGCAGCACGGCCGTGGCTGCGGCATCGGCTGGAAGCTGGCGGTCCGATTCGTGGTCGCCAACCGCTTCGCCGACAGAGTCGTCGGTGTCTCGGATGACTCCGCACTCGCCTGCCGCCAGATCGATCCGCTCTCGACCGGCAAGATCACCCGGCAGTGGAACGGCATCGACGTCGAGCGGTTTGAACTGCGCGGTCCGAAGCAGGAACCGACGGCAATCACCGTTTCACGGCTCTCTCCCGAGAAGGACCTGGCCACACTGCTGCAGGCGGTCGCGACTGTCGTCCGCGACGTCCCCGACTTTCAGCTCCGCATCGTCGGCGACGGTCCCGAGCGCGCCGGGCTCGAATCACTCACCGACCAGCTGCAACTGCGGCAGCACGTGACGTTTCTCGGAGAGCGTTCCGACGTTCCGGATCAGCTTGCCAACGCCGGGTTCTACGTCGCGTCGTCGCTGACCGAAGGAATCTCGCTGACGCTGCTCGAAGCCCATGCGGTCGGCCTGCCGATCGTTGCCACGAGTGTCGGCGGCAATCCGGAGATCGTGGTCGAAAACGAGACCGGACGGCTCGTTCCTCCGCGTGAGCCAGAGACGCTGGCCCGCGCCATCATCCAGATGTGCCGGCAGCCGGAACGGTGGAGCGAAATGGGACGCCGCGGTCGCCAGCGGGTTGAAGACAACTTCGACGTTCGCAAGACCGTCGCGGGATATGAATCCATCTACGAAGACCTGTGGGCCCGGAGACGCTCGCCGAAGAACTGA
- a CDS encoding DUF1573 domain-containing protein → MGTLGQSVALLLARCPARWRTALCATVGLVPFAIAVTASCLDASPGEIRGGKPLAPLSFRQYAVNLRKVPARPVIPAHFEFINRGRTPLKITELVPSCGCLNPKLEGDKQIFQPGEVGRFFVRVATANETPGPKHYTIRVKYEAPEPAEELLTFRLELPQRKISVEPAEVYFYQLDGRADERTIYVTDYRGGDLTIEAAESSSELVAVTVGATETNPEGHQRIPIQLAIPENVPAGRRVTSVKIRTNDPDYHTLYVPVLIEALPTGEKGIIPASATTVEE, encoded by the coding sequence ATGGGGACGCTCGGTCAATCGGTGGCTCTGCTGCTCGCTCGCTGCCCCGCACGGTGGCGAACTGCCCTGTGCGCTACGGTGGGACTGGTTCCCTTCGCCATCGCCGTCACAGCCAGTTGCCTCGACGCCTCCCCCGGCGAGATCCGCGGCGGCAAACCACTCGCCCCGCTCTCCTTTCGCCAGTACGCGGTGAACCTCCGCAAGGTGCCGGCCCGCCCGGTCATCCCGGCTCACTTCGAGTTCATCAACCGGGGCCGGACACCGCTGAAGATCACCGAGCTCGTGCCGAGCTGCGGCTGCCTGAATCCCAAACTCGAAGGGGACAAGCAGATCTTCCAGCCGGGTGAGGTCGGACGCTTTTTCGTCCGCGTGGCCACAGCGAACGAAACGCCCGGGCCCAAGCATTACACCATCCGAGTGAAGTACGAAGCCCCCGAACCGGCCGAGGAACTGCTCACCTTTCGGCTGGAACTGCCGCAGCGAAAGATCAGCGTCGAACCGGCCGAAGTGTACTTCTACCAGCTCGACGGCCGGGCGGACGAGCGCACGATCTACGTCACCGATTACCGCGGCGGCGACCTGACGATCGAGGCGGCGGAATCCTCCAGCGAACTGGTCGCCGTGACGGTCGGAGCGACCGAGACGAATCCGGAAGGACACCAGCGGATCCCGATTCAGCTGGCGATCCCCGAGAACGTCCCCGCAGGCCGCCGGGTGACGAGCGTGAAGATTCGGACCAACGATCCGGACTACCACACGCTGTATGTTCCGGTCCTCATCGAAGCGCTGCCGACCGGCGAGAAAGGCATCATTCCGGCCAGCGCCACGACGGTCGAGGAGTAG
- a CDS encoding glycosyltransferase, with the protein MSTIDIKRVLFVSYLFPPVGGVGVHRVTKFVKYLPEHGWQSSVLTVANPSVPLIDDSLSADIPAGTIVRRARTLEPGYGLKSAVAGGGRDSRRLMGGLMSGLKGIARGVANTLLQPDAQVLWRPAAVREGLSLLRDVRHDAIVATGPPFSSFWLGATLSARSGLPLILDYRDEWDISNAYWENKRQGWCARQFQRWLQSHCARAADCLLATTPASAEALAHVARNAHSSARTASIYNGFDPDDFSDAQRPIREDFGNGTDRFRMSFVGTLWNLNSIEPLVKAIERLGDRSPHLLDELELVCAGRRTDAQEALLDRLEQTPCHVVRLPFVDHTRATALMATADSLLLLNADRPQTHRIINAKTFEYMAARRPMFVIAPDGDLWDVVRDLPGTVLCRPADTAHIAESLAHELERHRCGVTYDDAVWDIGRFERRALAGELADLLDEVLLSRSSSEMHLGGTASTDRRTQSP; encoded by the coding sequence ATGAGCACCATCGACATCAAACGCGTTCTGTTCGTGTCGTACCTGTTCCCTCCCGTGGGGGGAGTTGGTGTTCATCGCGTCACGAAATTCGTCAAGTACCTGCCCGAGCATGGCTGGCAGTCGTCGGTGCTGACGGTCGCCAATCCATCGGTCCCGTTGATCGACGACAGCCTTTCGGCCGACATCCCGGCCGGAACGATCGTCCGCCGCGCCCGTACGCTCGAGCCCGGCTACGGCCTCAAAAGCGCCGTTGCCGGGGGCGGCCGCGATTCCCGTCGCCTGATGGGAGGACTGATGTCCGGCCTGAAGGGGATCGCCCGCGGCGTTGCCAATACATTGCTGCAGCCGGACGCTCAGGTGCTGTGGCGTCCCGCCGCCGTCCGCGAAGGTCTGTCGCTGCTGCGCGATGTCCGTCACGACGCGATTGTTGCCACCGGACCGCCTTTTTCGTCGTTCTGGCTGGGAGCAACGCTGAGTGCCCGCAGTGGGTTGCCGCTCATCCTCGATTACCGGGACGAGTGGGATATCAGCAACGCGTACTGGGAAAACAAGCGGCAGGGCTGGTGCGCGCGGCAGTTTCAGAGGTGGCTGCAGAGTCACTGCGCCCGTGCCGCGGACTGTCTGCTGGCCACAACGCCCGCCAGTGCCGAGGCGCTCGCGCACGTCGCCCGAAATGCTCACAGCAGCGCCCGCACGGCCAGCATCTACAACGGCTTTGATCCGGATGATTTCTCGGACGCACAGCGGCCGATCCGAGAAGACTTCGGCAACGGGACCGACCGATTCCGCATGTCGTTCGTGGGGACGCTGTGGAACCTCAACTCGATTGAGCCACTGGTCAAGGCGATCGAGCGACTGGGGGACCGCAGCCCCCACCTGCTCGATGAACTGGAACTGGTTTGTGCCGGTCGCCGCACCGACGCCCAGGAGGCGTTACTGGATCGACTGGAACAGACACCGTGCCACGTCGTGCGGCTCCCGTTTGTCGATCACACTCGGGCAACCGCGCTCATGGCAACCGCCGATTCGCTGCTGCTGCTCAATGCCGACCGGCCACAGACGCACCGAATCATCAACGCCAAGACGTTCGAGTACATGGCGGCCCGTCGACCAATGTTCGTGATCGCTCCGGATGGAGACCTGTGGGACGTCGTCCGCGATCTGCCCGGCACCGTTCTCTGTCGACCGGCGGATACGGCACACATCGCCGAGTCACTTGCCCACGAACTGGAGCGTCACCGCTGCGGCGTCACCTACGACGATGCTGTATGGGACATCGGCCGATTCGAGCGCCGCGCACTGGCTGGCGAACTGGCCGACCTGCTCGATGAGGTTCTCCTCTCGCGATCGTCTTCGGAGATGCATCTGGGGGGGACTGCGTCGACGGATCGCCGAACGCAGTCGCCATAG
- a CDS encoding GNAT family N-acetyltransferase — protein sequence MTTCIAAPDRPATPSASAPITLRVFGRDELVAGLERWKQLEAALDSASLASSYDWTAAWLAHYADLIPSQIVVAERGTETVGTCLITEGVGRRVGPFPLRSRHIGTAGEPDNDSSYVEYNRLLVAPDGRDEFVAALIDMVAGDARWDRFDLDGFAEEDLAPFLSRLPGAECRRRESPCFDLAEVREAGVEPITRLGKSTRASIRRTLRKYGDLDIEWAETPEQARDIFSELVTLHQARWEAENEPGAFGSHRFRGFIDELITRLHPSGRIVLFRVRHEGETVGALLLLVDRNRLLDYLSGFAPFEKKPSPGVITHFLCMNAALERGFDAYDFLVGEKRHKRNLSTSFNQLVWASWQRPCLKNRAIRALRDVKRTVRAWKNRRGSEGGATE from the coding sequence ATGACAACCTGCATTGCTGCTCCGGACCGCCCTGCGACGCCGTCGGCGAGCGCTCCGATCACGCTGCGCGTCTTCGGCAGGGACGAACTCGTTGCAGGCCTCGAACGATGGAAACAACTCGAAGCAGCGCTCGACAGCGCGTCGCTCGCCAGTTCGTACGACTGGACGGCCGCCTGGCTGGCACACTACGCCGACCTGATTCCCTCGCAGATTGTCGTCGCCGAACGCGGTACCGAAACCGTCGGTACCTGCCTGATCACCGAGGGAGTCGGTCGCCGGGTCGGCCCGTTTCCGCTCCGCAGCCGTCACATCGGCACCGCGGGGGAACCGGACAACGACAGCAGCTACGTCGAGTACAACCGCCTGCTCGTAGCACCCGACGGCCGGGATGAGTTCGTCGCCGCACTGATCGACATGGTCGCGGGCGACGCACGGTGGGACCGCTTCGATCTCGACGGATTCGCGGAAGAGGATCTCGCACCGTTCCTTTCCCGTCTGCCAGGCGCCGAGTGCCGGCGGCGGGAGAGTCCCTGCTTCGATCTGGCAGAAGTCCGCGAAGCCGGTGTCGAGCCGATCACCCGCCTGGGCAAGAGCACACGGGCCAGCATCCGTCGGACGCTTCGCAAGTACGGTGATCTCGACATCGAGTGGGCAGAGACGCCCGAACAGGCACGCGACATCTTCAGCGAACTGGTCACACTTCATCAGGCCCGCTGGGAAGCGGAAAATGAGCCAGGAGCATTCGGCAGTCACCGTTTCCGGGGCTTCATCGACGAGCTGATTACGCGGCTGCACCCGTCCGGCAGGATCGTGCTGTTCCGCGTGCGGCATGAGGGTGAGACAGTCGGAGCCCTGCTGCTGCTGGTCGACCGCAACCGCCTCCTCGACTACCTGTCCGGATTCGCTCCTTTTGAGAAGAAGCCGAGCCCCGGCGTCATCACGCACTTTCTCTGCATGAACGCCGCTCTGGAGCGGGGCTTCGACGCGTACGACTTTCTCGTCGGCGAGAAGCGGCACAAGCGGAACCTCTCCACATCCTTCAACCAGTTGGTGTGGGCGTCCTGGCAGCGGCCGTGCCTGAAAAACCGGGCCATCCGCGCTCTCCGCGATGTGAAGCGAACGGTTCGGGCCTGGAAGAACCGCAGGGGTAGCGAAGGAGGAGCAACCGAATGA
- a CDS encoding polysaccharide biosynthesis tyrosine autokinase, translating to MSTQTPTHESDIEFAPLGHASSSPGKSIDIINFTLSIWKPLALGIVAGGILGVLMYLRMGPVYEANTRILVSQRAAVADSPRETNLTGERSEHVDLIMSDDIVQRAMDKFGLRELPAFKTAYDPLMDVLDSLSAQRSAGRDSSFVNLIDLKYAHPDKDVAKKVIAAMVAAYDDYLEETRKTNSSELYEALTRREKDLQARIDELEQAYLQFRDESPWHASTPPIVTANGMVAAGQSPYQARVERIRQDRNENDIRKAEIQSRISVLQDMIDKGESRETLEFFVLQWFSSGSAATQGSGGAGLTEPPGKAQLDNRLLEAQLLLSRLMQHLADDHPSVLRLKEQIGSILSFYKRKGLAPPHVDDSLKAAPPAGQTEEGVDLVTSFMQLQKQKLVELDHRDKLLAKSLEEAEIEAKRASLFELEDQKRKDEIERVKDQLKTALTQLSTFAQYKDQEGYRLKQIAPIRVDRSRTRPIKIVGMFSMMGVMAVFVLLYYREWSDISIRTLADVRSLVQSPIFGAVPSFRPQLFRVPDTSRLGAELFYYHHPGSREAEAFRSIRTTLYASLDGTDDRLLQISSPEPGDGKSTTAANLAIAMAQSGKRVLLVDGDLRRPTLHKLFKLRSDIGLVDVLSGDVDAETAMQETAVEGLRVLVAGAPPANPAEALSSARLGRTLHELRGECDYIIVDTPPILAVSDPCIISPHCDGMLLVIRADKNQRPAVRRTQEILAAHGVRLHGVVVNALDAEKDEGYDVQSYAAYYAEETAPTPAAPAKTQSEPANVTV from the coding sequence GTGAGTACACAAACGCCCACTCACGAGAGCGACATCGAATTCGCCCCCCTCGGCCACGCGAGCAGTTCGCCCGGCAAGTCGATCGACATCATTAACTTCACGCTGTCGATCTGGAAACCGCTGGCGCTGGGTATCGTCGCCGGAGGGATTCTCGGCGTCCTGATGTACCTGAGAATGGGGCCGGTCTACGAAGCGAACACCCGCATCCTCGTTTCGCAGCGGGCGGCCGTCGCCGATTCCCCCCGTGAAACCAATCTGACCGGCGAACGCTCCGAGCATGTCGATCTCATCATGAGCGACGACATCGTCCAGCGGGCGATGGACAAGTTCGGACTGCGGGAACTGCCCGCCTTCAAGACGGCTTACGATCCGCTGATGGATGTTCTCGATTCGCTCAGCGCGCAGCGCTCGGCAGGTCGTGACAGTTCGTTCGTCAACCTCATCGACCTGAAGTACGCCCACCCCGACAAGGACGTGGCGAAAAAGGTCATCGCGGCAATGGTGGCCGCCTACGACGACTACCTCGAAGAAACCCGCAAGACGAACTCGTCCGAACTGTACGAGGCACTCACCCGACGGGAGAAGGACCTGCAGGCCCGCATCGACGAACTCGAACAGGCATACCTGCAGTTCCGCGACGAGTCTCCCTGGCATGCGAGCACGCCGCCGATCGTCACAGCCAACGGCATGGTGGCCGCCGGTCAGAGCCCGTACCAGGCCCGTGTCGAACGGATCCGCCAGGACCGCAACGAGAATGACATCCGTAAAGCGGAGATCCAGTCCCGCATCTCGGTACTGCAGGACATGATCGACAAGGGGGAATCCCGCGAAACGCTCGAGTTCTTTGTACTGCAGTGGTTCTCCTCGGGAAGTGCCGCCACTCAGGGGAGCGGAGGTGCCGGCCTCACAGAGCCGCCCGGCAAGGCCCAACTGGACAATCGTCTGCTCGAAGCCCAGCTTCTGCTCAGCCGACTGATGCAGCATCTTGCGGACGATCACCCTTCGGTGCTCAGACTCAAAGAGCAGATCGGCTCGATACTCAGCTTCTACAAGCGCAAGGGACTCGCTCCGCCGCACGTCGACGACTCACTCAAGGCAGCGCCGCCCGCCGGCCAGACCGAAGAAGGTGTCGACCTGGTGACGAGTTTCATGCAGCTGCAGAAGCAGAAGCTCGTCGAGCTCGACCACCGGGACAAACTGCTGGCAAAATCGCTCGAAGAGGCCGAGATCGAAGCCAAGCGGGCCTCGCTGTTCGAGCTGGAAGACCAGAAGCGGAAGGACGAAATCGAACGGGTCAAGGACCAGCTCAAGACGGCCCTGACCCAGCTCAGTACGTTCGCTCAGTACAAGGACCAGGAAGGTTATCGTCTGAAGCAGATCGCCCCGATCCGCGTCGATCGCTCGCGAACCCGACCGATCAAGATCGTCGGCATGTTCTCAATGATGGGGGTCATGGCAGTCTTCGTCCTGCTGTACTACCGCGAATGGTCCGACATTTCGATCCGTACACTTGCGGACGTCCGCAGCCTCGTTCAGTCCCCGATCTTCGGTGCGGTTCCTTCCTTCAGGCCTCAGCTCTTCCGGGTTCCTGACACGTCGCGACTCGGAGCCGAGTTGTTCTACTACCACCACCCGGGCTCCCGCGAGGCTGAGGCCTTCCGATCGATTCGGACCACGCTGTACGCCTCGCTCGACGGAACCGACGACCGGCTGCTTCAGATCAGCAGTCCCGAACCGGGTGACGGCAAATCGACCACGGCGGCCAATCTGGCCATCGCGATGGCCCAGTCCGGCAAGCGGGTGCTGCTTGTGGACGGCGACCTGCGGCGACCGACGCTGCACAAACTGTTCAAGCTGCGCAGCGACATCGGACTCGTCGACGTTCTCTCCGGCGATGTCGATGCCGAGACCGCCATGCAGGAGACCGCAGTTGAAGGTCTGCGGGTTCTCGTCGCCGGAGCGCCTCCGGCCAATCCGGCTGAAGCCCTTTCGTCAGCCCGGCTCGGCCGGACACTGCACGAGCTGCGCGGCGAATGCGACTACATCATCGTCGACACGCCCCCGATTCTGGCCGTCAGCGATCCCTGCATCATCTCTCCGCACTGCGACGGCATGCTGCTGGTGATTCGTGCCGACAAGAACCAGCGGCCCGCGGTCCGTCGAACCCAGGAGATCCTGGCCGCGCATGGTGTCCGCCTGCATGGGGTCGTCGTCAACGCCCTGGATGCCGAGAAAGACGAAGGTTACGACGTGCAGTCGTACGCTGCCTACTACGCGGAGGAAACCGCCCCGACTCCTGCAGCCCCGGCAAAGACGCAGAGCGAACCGGCGAACGTAACGGTCTGA
- a CDS encoding lipopolysaccharide biosynthesis protein yields the protein MNLAKNILANWGAHIVTMLVGFFLVPYMLSTIGEAGYGVWVFLNSIVGYSGLMYLGFGATTCRFVAHYRAREEWDRLNQTVSSVAFVYVCTGSIIMLLAAGLAMGAGWIDRWGDVPLADIRMAILLLGINMSIGMIGSVYGGVLHAVQRFDLYSGIQVTTALVRLGLTVAFLQARHGVVTLAAIFLTVTVIENVLTAILAYRQISGLAIRPRHVNRSALKECFGFSLFNFFRQMSTQMIYFTDTVVIGFMLGARAVVPYYIGQRLSQMIQTPLEKVGDVVLPGAGEHHAHGNAEGLHQLLAKMIGLTLLLAGGFFIGSIYFGGLLITTWTGMDDPASHLVMVILVGSQVVAAPLLMLKQALFAAGRVRATSLIDFAEALVNLGLSLLLIRWWGVIGVAWGTAIPLVLIECCVLLPYAVHSLKLDARRLLKEAVLPQLPPLTALLVYCEAISRLTLSPGWGHLLAITAGGGVALGAVWLMITPYRPWRRAAAAVGQGHPQSVPVKAG from the coding sequence ATGAATCTCGCCAAGAACATCCTGGCCAACTGGGGAGCCCACATCGTCACGATGCTGGTCGGGTTCTTCCTGGTGCCGTACATGCTCTCGACAATTGGAGAGGCAGGATATGGCGTGTGGGTCTTCCTGAATTCGATCGTCGGCTATTCGGGGCTGATGTACCTGGGTTTCGGCGCGACGACCTGCCGCTTCGTCGCCCACTACCGGGCCCGCGAAGAGTGGGACCGGCTCAATCAGACGGTCAGCTCCGTCGCGTTCGTCTACGTGTGTACCGGCAGCATCATCATGCTGCTGGCGGCCGGACTGGCTATGGGCGCCGGCTGGATCGACCGCTGGGGAGATGTCCCTCTGGCCGACATCCGTATGGCGATCCTGCTGCTGGGAATCAACATGTCGATCGGGATGATCGGCAGCGTCTACGGCGGCGTGCTGCATGCCGTCCAGCGGTTTGACCTCTACAGCGGTATCCAGGTCACCACGGCCCTCGTCCGACTGGGGCTGACGGTCGCATTCCTGCAGGCACGGCACGGCGTCGTGACCCTGGCGGCCATCTTCCTGACCGTCACAGTCATCGAGAACGTCCTAACCGCGATCCTCGCCTACAGGCAGATTTCGGGTCTGGCGATCCGACCGCGGCACGTCAACCGGTCTGCCCTGAAGGAATGCTTCGGCTTCAGCCTGTTCAACTTCTTCCGGCAGATGTCGACGCAGATGATCTACTTCACCGACACGGTCGTCATCGGCTTCATGCTGGGAGCCCGCGCGGTCGTACCGTACTACATTGGCCAGCGGCTCTCGCAGATGATCCAGACGCCACTGGAGAAAGTGGGAGACGTCGTCCTGCCGGGAGCCGGTGAACATCATGCCCACGGCAATGCCGAGGGGCTGCATCAATTGCTGGCAAAGATGATCGGCCTGACGCTGTTGCTGGCCGGCGGCTTCTTTATCGGATCGATCTACTTCGGTGGCCTGCTGATCACGACCTGGACCGGCATGGATGACCCGGCAAGTCATCTCGTGATGGTGATTCTCGTCGGCAGCCAGGTCGTCGCCGCACCACTGCTGATGCTTAAGCAGGCCCTGTTCGCAGCAGGTCGCGTTCGCGCCACATCGCTGATCGATTTCGCGGAGGCCCTGGTGAATCTGGGACTCTCGCTGCTGCTGATCCGCTGGTGGGGCGTGATCGGTGTCGCGTGGGGAACGGCGATTCCGCTGGTCCTGATCGAATGCTGCGTCCTGCTGCCGTACGCCGTCCACTCGTTGAAACTGGACGCCCGTCGTCTGCTGAAGGAAGCGGTCCTCCCGCAGTTGCCGCCGCTGACAGCGCTGCTCGTCTACTGCGAAGCCATCAGCCGCCTGACGCTCTCGCCCGGCTGGGGACATTTACTTGCCATCACGGCCGGGGGCGGTGTCGCCCTTGGTGCCGTCTGGCTGATGATCACACCGTACCGCCCGTGGCGTCGAGCCGCGGCTGCCGTCGGCCAGGGCCATCCACAATCTGTTCCGGTCAAAGCCGGTTGA
- a CDS encoding endonuclease/exonuclease/phosphatase family protein, translated as MTAPPVSRSQPGSPQLLDHSRQTRRRSVFSRIVTVFTVLNALGVAALLLLISVVSEEWWLTAVLTYLPRAPWVLPSLLLLVVSLFANRTMAWVNGVAAVLVLGPVMGLSAPVGAVATPTDESKVLRIATCNVQGGIGHLAKVLHELDLLEIDLLVAQEAVRDISELEEHYADWHTLHIGEFWFGSRYPIRHLQTFRSEGFNRDTAVVVEVEGPDGPFRVVNVHQSTARHGLMNLSWHSPFTDEGVKDFEWYQWQREVEALDTASFAMDQAVVAPTLVLGDFNMPTTSSMFVKSWSRLTSAFEAAGFGYGYTSPCNTGTRWPKNTPWLRIDHILYDDRWNVHECQIGRTDGSDHRLVMAAVTLKPQADVGDE; from the coding sequence ATGACAGCTCCCCCTGTCTCTCGCAGTCAGCCAGGCTCTCCTCAGCTGCTTGACCACAGCCGGCAGACCAGACGACGATCGGTCTTCAGCCGCATCGTCACGGTCTTCACGGTCCTGAACGCGCTGGGCGTCGCGGCCCTGCTGCTGCTGATCAGCGTGGTGTCGGAAGAATGGTGGCTCACGGCAGTATTGACCTACCTGCCCCGCGCCCCCTGGGTCCTCCCGTCGCTGCTGCTGCTCGTCGTTTCGCTGTTCGCCAACCGGACGATGGCCTGGGTGAACGGCGTCGCCGCAGTTCTCGTCCTGGGTCCGGTCATGGGACTCTCGGCCCCGGTCGGCGCGGTTGCCACACCCACCGACGAGTCGAAAGTGCTGAGAATCGCCACCTGCAATGTGCAGGGTGGCATCGGGCACCTGGCCAAGGTCCTGCACGAGCTGGATCTCCTCGAGATCGATCTACTCGTCGCCCAGGAGGCCGTGCGCGACATCAGCGAACTCGAAGAGCACTATGCCGACTGGCATACGCTCCACATCGGCGAATTCTGGTTTGGCAGCCGCTACCCGATCCGTCATCTGCAGACCTTTCGCTCCGAAGGCTTCAACCGCGACACGGCCGTTGTCGTCGAAGTGGAGGGACCGGACGGCCCGTTTCGTGTAGTGAACGTTCACCAGAGCACGGCACGGCACGGGCTGATGAACCTGTCCTGGCACTCCCCGTTTACCGACGAGGGAGTCAAGGATTTCGAGTGGTACCAGTGGCAGCGGGAAGTCGAAGCACTCGACACGGCGAGCTTCGCCATGGACCAGGCGGTGGTCGCTCCCACCCTCGTCCTCGGGGACTTCAACATGCCGACCACCAGCAGCATGTTCGTGAAGTCCTGGAGCCGGTTGACCAGCGCGTTCGAAGCCGCCGGGTTCGGCTACGGATACACCTCCCCCTGTAACACCGGCACGCGCTGGCCGAAGAACACTCCCTGGCTGCGCATCGACCACATCCTGTACGACGATCGCTGGAACGTACACGAGTGCCAGATTGGACGCACCGACGGGTCCGACCACCGGCTGGTCATGGCCGCGGTCACTCTCAAGCCGCAGGCGGACGTCGGCGACGAGTAG
- a CDS encoding glycosyltransferase — protein sequence MNILFLSTIFPDTSAPVTGPFNAALCRSLAQQHAVRVIAPRNWPDVARSFRSRQRMAPPQDLTDTGVSIDYPTYWYTPGFGRTAYGRFLWHSIRPTIKRVLREFTPDVVLSYWAHPDGEAGLEIARMAGVPCGVIVGGSDVLLLPEDARRAECVRSVLKDSDAVFTVSDHLREVVCQLGGKPEKTHTIRQGIDPKVFRPGDRHAIRARLGEPLDRPLLLWVGRMVDVKNPVMLLQAARRLAEADFAFRLALVGDGPLRAMLEAFVREHDLQDRVRFVGAVAQTELPDWYRAADVTLLSSHSEGLPNVLRESLACGTPFVSTQVGSVPEIAESQVSILVEPGNASALADGVISVLHGRYAEAAERYRPRTWGECADHVAGLLQSLCGNTSPDPMPFAGVGARQLVRQA from the coding sequence ATGAACATCCTGTTCCTCAGCACGATCTTCCCGGACACCTCGGCACCGGTGACCGGTCCGTTCAACGCCGCCCTCTGCCGTTCACTGGCGCAGCAGCATGCGGTGCGCGTCATCGCCCCCCGCAACTGGCCCGACGTCGCACGGAGCTTTCGCTCCCGGCAACGGATGGCTCCACCCCAGGACCTCACCGATACCGGGGTGAGCATCGACTACCCCACATACTGGTACACGCCCGGATTCGGTCGGACAGCCTACGGCCGCTTCCTGTGGCACTCGATTCGTCCGACCATCAAGCGGGTGCTCCGCGAGTTCACTCCCGACGTCGTTCTCAGTTACTGGGCGCATCCGGACGGCGAGGCGGGACTCGAAATTGCCCGTATGGCTGGCGTTCCCTGCGGCGTGATCGTCGGCGGTTCCGACGTCCTGCTGCTGCCGGAAGACGCGCGACGTGCCGAGTGCGTCCGCAGCGTGCTGAAGGATTCCGACGCCGTCTTCACCGTCAGCGATCATCTCCGTGAAGTCGTCTGCCAGCTGGGCGGAAAGCCGGAGAAGACCCACACCATCCGGCAGGGGATCGATCCGAAAGTCTTTCGCCCCGGCGACCGCCACGCGATTCGCGCCCGCCTCGGTGAACCACTCGATCGTCCGCTGCTGTTGTGGGTCGGGCGGATGGTCGACGTCAAGAATCCGGTGATGCTGCTCCAGGCGGCTCGGCGTCTTGCCGAAGCCGATTTCGCGTTCCGCCTCGCGCTCGTGGGAGACGGCCCGCTGCGGGCAATGCTCGAGGCGTTCGTCCGGGAACATGACCTGCAGGATCGGGTGCGGTTCGTCGGTGCCGTCGCACAGACCGAGCTGCCCGACTGGTACCGCGCCGCCGACGTCACGCTTCTCTCCAGCCACTCGGAAGGACTGCCCAATGTCCTTCGGGAATCGCTGGCCTGCGGCACCCCGTTCGTCTCGACACAGGTCGGCAGCGTCCCGGAGATCGCCGAGTCGCAAGTGTCCATTCTCGTCGAGCCGGGCAATGCTTCGGCGCTGGCTGACGGCGTCATCAGCGTGCTGCACGGCCGGTACGCTGAGGCAGCCGAGCGGTATCGACCACGAACGTGGGGCGAATGTGCCGATCACGTCGCCGGACTGCTGCAGTCACTGTGTGGCAACACCTCTCCTGATCCCATGCCGTTCGCTGGTGTGGGAGCGCGTCAACTGGTCAGGCAGGCATGA